Genomic segment of Syntrophorhabdaceae bacterium:
GCCATAGGAGCCTATCTATTCCTCAGGGAGAGACTGAATATTACAAAAGTAACGGGGCTTGTTCTCGCATTCATAGGGCTTTACTCTGTATTTCAGGGAAAACCCCGGACCTGGAGTACCTCCATGTTGTTCGGCGACCTCCTTGAGATCACTGCCGCGATTTTATGGGGTGCGACAACGGTTTATATCAAGAAATATCTGGCAGAACGGGTGCATCCTATCCACACCTTTCTCTACCAGTTGGTCTTTTCCATCCCCGTCATATTTATCTGCCTCCTCTTTCTTGAACCAAAATGGGTCCTCAATGTCAGCGTCTCCACGGTTCTTGCCCTGTTATACGCCTCGGTGGTTGTTGCCTTCGCATCATACCTCATGTGGTTTAAACTCATCCACACCTACCCGGTCTCGGAACTCGCCGTGTTTACCTTTCTCACTCCAGTGTTCGGTGTGGTCTGTGGGGCTATCTTCCTCGGGGAACAACTCACTACGGGGCTTATTGTCGGGCTCCTGTTGGTCAGTGGCGGCATCTACGTAACGAACTACCGAAAGAAGCATTAGCGAGAAAGAAGCATTAGCGAGAAAGAAGCATTAGCGAAGCAACCGGACTACCCCTGCGACCCCTGCCATCTTTAAACCTTGAACCCTCCTACCACCTGTTCAAGATTCACCGAGAGCCTCGCGAGATCATGAGAAGCCGAAGCAATATGTTCTGAGCTTCCCGATGCTTCCCTTGATACGGAAGCAATAGTCTCGATATCCCGGTTTATCTCCTCCGAGGTTGCCGCCATCTGTTCCGTCGCAGAGGCGATCTGCTGGACCATGCTGTGCAGTTCATTGACGCTGCCCACAATATTACGAAGCACTCCTCCTGCCTGGGTGCTGAGATCGACGCCCGATTTTACCTCAGTGGTAATGTTTTCCATGGAGACCACCGCCTGATGGACCTCGTCCTGGATCGACTGTATCATGCTTCCTATTTCGGAGGTAGAATTGCCGGTTCTTTCCGCGAGCTTCTTGACTTCGTCTGCTACGACTGCAAAGCCCCGGCCCGCATCGCCTGCCCGCGCCGCTTCGATTGCGGCA
This window contains:
- a CDS encoding DMT family transporter — encoded protein: MTKDHLDLKGFLILLCLTMLWGLNYTAVKVSNLGFAPIFNAFLRSSIASALGIVYCLSIKEPLFHRDIRLFHGCIVGLLFGLEFVCIYLGLLYTDSARAGILINCSPFIVAIGAYLFLRERLNITKVTGLVLAFIGLYSVFQGKPRTWSTSMLFGDLLEITAAILWGATTVYIKKYLAERVHPIHTFLYQLVFSIPVIFICLLFLEPKWVLNVSVSTVLALLYASVVVAFASYLMWFKLIHTYPVSELAVFTFLTPVFGVVCGAIFLGEQLTTGLIVGLLLVSGGIYVTNYRKKH